Below is a genomic region from Brevinematia bacterium.
TTGCTATGTTGTGGAGATGGATATACAATGATCAAGGCTTACTGAACGAGTTTTTGAAGTTGATAGGTGTGATTAATCCTCCGAGCTGGCTAGGTGATGGTAACTGGGCAAGAATTGCTATAATCATTATGGATGTATGGAAGAATGTAGGATATACTATGCTTGTTTATCTTGCTTCACTTCAGCAGATACCGTCTTTTTTGTATGAAGCAGCAGATATAGATGGTGCTAATGAGGTGCAAAAGTTTGCTTATATCACTTGGCCAATGCTTGCGCCTACGAATTTCTTCATAATCATAATTGGTATAATAAATGGGTTCCAAGCATTTGGTTCGCAGTATGTTTTGACGGGTGGTGGTCCTGCGGGAGCTACAAAAACTATAGTTTACTACATTTACAACAATGCCTTCCAGTGGTTTCAGATGGGATATGCTGCAGCTTTGTCAGTATTTCTGTTCATCGTCATGATGATATTTACAATAGTTCAGTGGAAGTTGAGTCAAGAATCTACCACCTCTTCGTGGTAATAAATAGATGGAGGGTTGTATGGCAACTAGGGAAGCGTTCTATGGTCAGAGTTTAGTTGAGGAGAGAAAGAGAAAAGAAAGGATAAGGAACTTGATAGCTTATATAATTCTCTCAATAGGTGGTTTTACAATGGTGATACCCTTCTTATGGACAATATCTACTGCGCTTAAAGATCCTGAAGATATTTACGATAAAAGGTTCATACCACAGAGGTTTGGATATATCTATGTTGATCAGAAGGGGAATTTCGTAACTGGTGGTTATAGAGAAGGTTATGAGCAAGTGAGGGCGTGGTGGGCTAACTTCGTTAAAGCGTGGATTTCTGTGCCTTTTGACAAATACTACAGAAACAGTCTTATAGTAGCTACTGTTACCACATTCGGGCAACTTGTGACTTGCACTCTGGCAGCGTATGCTTTTGCAAGAATGAGATGGTTTGGTAGGGATGCAATATTCCTTCTCTACCTAGGCACGCTGATGATTCCATTCACAGTTACAATGATACCAGTGTATATACTCTTCAAGACTCTAGGTCTTGTTAATACCCTTATAGCAGTTATTTTGATTGCTCTTTTCTCAGCATTTGGCACTTTCTTACTTAGACAGTTTTTCGTGTCTATTCCTTACGACCTTGAAGAAGCAGCGTTTATTGACGGGGCTAACAGACTCCAGATACTGTGGCATGTTATACTACCTCTGTCAAAAGGAGCCTTAGCAACCCTAGGGACATTTACTTTCCTCTTCCAGTGGAATGACTTTCTATGGCCGTTGGTTGTTCTAAATTCAGAGGAGGTGAAGACTATACCTGTTGGGCTTACTGCATTCCAGACAGCTTATGGTTCTCAGTGGGAACTCGTTATGGCTGCATCGCTGATAGCGCTTATACCTGTCATAATAATATATGTTTTCAACCAGAGGTTCTTTACTGAAAGCATAATGCTTACAGGATTCGGTGGAAAGTAAGCATGAACGAAATAGGTATAGTGTTAAGGCTTCTTAATGAAACGCTGATTCAGACTGCTATACTATCGTTGCCGTTTCTGATTGTTTCATTACTTGTGGGGTTGATAGTAAGCATATTCCAAGCTACTACATCAATTCAGGAGCAAACTCTCACTTTCGTTCCTAAGCTTATAGCGGTAGGTCTTCTTATGCTATTGCTAGGTCCTATTCTTGTAAGAATTTTCACGGACTTTACGTTACGCCTATTTGATCTGATGGTTACAGGGATAAGGTAAGAGAAGTTGTAAGTCTTTTCTGTTTAAGTTAGGGTTTCGCTAGGTTTTGCAACTTCGTCAGGATGTGCGATTCTTCCCATTATGGCGGAAGCTACCGCAACTGCAGGGCTTGAAAGGTAAACCTCACTGGTTGGTGCATCTCCCATTCTCCCAACAAAGTTTCTGTTTGTTGTTGAGATTGCCTTTTCTCCTTTGCCTAGTATTCCGACATGTCCACCAAGACATGGACCGCAAGTTGGCATTGTTACTACTGCCCCAGCTTCAAGAAAGATTTCAATAAGTCCTTCTTTCAGTGCTTTATAGTATACAACCTGAGTAGCTGGAGTTATTATGCATCTGACTTCCGGGTGTATTTTTTTTCCCTTGAGTAGTTCTGCTACTACTCTCAGATCTTCTATTTTTCCGTTGGTGCAGGATCCGATGAAAGCTTGATCTATCTTGATATGGGTTAGCTCTGAAACGTTTTTACAGTTTGATGGGAGGTGTGGTAGGGCAACTTGTGGTTCTATTTTGGATACGTTGTATTCTCTGATTTCAGAATACTTTGCGTCTGGGTCTGAGGTGTAGAGTTTATATTTTCTCTTTGCTTGTTTTTCTATGTAGGAAAGGGTTTTTTCGTCTGCTTCAATTATTCCGGTTTTTCCGCCAGCTTCAATAGCCATGTTAGTTATTGTTAATCTTGACTCAAATGACATTTGTCTAATAGTTTCTCCCGAAAACTCCATAGCTTTGTATAGTGCTCCGTCAACTCCTATATCTGAGATTGTGTAGAGTATTAGATCTTTTGAGGAAACCCATTTTCCCATTTTGCCGTAATATATGAACTTAATGCTTTCAGGAACTTTTAGCCAGATTTCTCCTGTTATCATAGCATAAGCGAGATCTGTAGAGCCAACTCCAGTTGCAAAAGCTCCGAGTGCTCCTAGTGTGCAGGTATGAGAGTCTGCTCCTATTACTAGATCTCCGGGCAGGACCAATCCTTCTTCTATCAGAAGTATATGCTCTATTCCTACTTTTCCGATTTCGTAGAAGTAGGGTAAATTCAGTTTCCTAGCAAACTTTCTGAGAATGTTTATTTGGTCTGCGCTTTTTATGTCTTTTGCTGGAGAGAAATGATCTGGAATGAGTGCTACTCTTTCTTTATCAAAGACATCGCTTGCTCCTACTTCTTCAAACTCCTCTATTGCTATTGGGGCGGTTATATCGTTGCCGAAGCAGAAGTCAATTCTAGCGTTTATTATCTCTCCGGGTTCTACATATTTTCTGCCGATGCTACCATTATCATTTATAGCGTGCTCTGCTAAGATCTTTTCAGCGATAGTCATTCCCATAAGGCTACCTCCTAGAAAAAATACAAAAGTAGTATAGATTTTTCAAGGCTAAAATGTTATATGGTAGTTTTCTGTTTTTTCCACTTAAGAGTATAGATGTGGTAAGTTCCAAGGTTTGGTAGTTGGGAATGGTTTTTCTTTTTTCTCGCAGTCCCTGACGGGACTGGGTGAGTGGTTTCTTATGAATACTTTCTCGGTAGGTTTAGTGGGCTTGATGGAGAGTGGTTTTTGTGGTTGGAGGGGG
It encodes:
- a CDS encoding carbohydrate ABC transporter permease → MATREAFYGQSLVEERKRKERIRNLIAYIILSIGGFTMVIPFLWTISTALKDPEDIYDKRFIPQRFGYIYVDQKGNFVTGGYREGYEQVRAWWANFVKAWISVPFDKYYRNSLIVATVTTFGQLVTCTLAAYAFARMRWFGRDAIFLLYLGTLMIPFTVTMIPVYILFKTLGLVNTLIAVILIALFSAFGTFLLRQFFVSIPYDLEEAAFIDGANRLQILWHVILPLSKGALATLGTFTFLFQWNDFLWPLVVLNSEEVKTIPVGLTAFQTAYGSQWELVMAASLIALIPVIIIYVFNQRFFTESIMLTGFGGK
- a CDS encoding flagellar biosynthetic protein FliQ, with the protein product MNEIGIVLRLLNETLIQTAILSLPFLIVSLLVGLIVSIFQATTSIQEQTLTFVPKLIAVGLLMLLLGPILVRIFTDFTLRLFDLMVTGIR
- the leuC gene encoding 3-isopropylmalate dehydratase large subunit is translated as MGMTIAEKILAEHAINDNGSIGRKYVEPGEIINARIDFCFGNDITAPIAIEEFEEVGASDVFDKERVALIPDHFSPAKDIKSADQINILRKFARKLNLPYFYEIGKVGIEHILLIEEGLVLPGDLVIGADSHTCTLGALGAFATGVGSTDLAYAMITGEIWLKVPESIKFIYYGKMGKWVSSKDLILYTISDIGVDGALYKAMEFSGETIRQMSFESRLTITNMAIEAGGKTGIIEADEKTLSYIEKQAKRKYKLYTSDPDAKYSEIREYNVSKIEPQVALPHLPSNCKNVSELTHIKIDQAFIGSCTNGKIEDLRVVAELLKGKKIHPEVRCIITPATQVVYYKALKEGLIEIFLEAGAVVTMPTCGPCLGGHVGILGKGEKAISTTNRNFVGRMGDAPTSEVYLSSPAVAVASAIMGRIAHPDEVAKPSETLT